Within the Pieris napi chromosome 10, ilPieNapi1.2, whole genome shotgun sequence genome, the region AACATAgattaactaaaattaaaaactaaaactaaaattgttACATACCTATACGACCAAAGCGCTAAGTTGAAGTAGTACATTCGGAAATTGGGCCCTCTATGTATATAATTGTGTGCAGCTACCAATATCCACGCTAAGCATACTGAAGCAATAAAACAAGCGGCCGTTGCAATCCAATAGTTTTCCGCCCAAGAAGCGATTGTGGAAGCTGCTAAGCAAGTGGCAAGAAGACCATCAGTCACCATGTCCGAACGTCTATTTTCCATTTTAGGAATTGTTTTAAGCTCTTCCCATACCCTTCTCTTCAATGATCGATAAAAGCCATCGTCTTGAAACGTGAAAGGTGAATTTCTTGGGGATTTCGCGTCTCTTATATAGAACTTTGATAACATTTTCTCGGTTGACGGATTTAGATGGTGTGCCTCGAAGGCCTCGGTAACGTCTAAGCCCTAAAATTATACTCATTTAGAGGTTAAAAacacttaaagaaaaattatttaaaaataaaatttttggcATGCTAAAAAActgttctatttattatttatttattaacacttcgttgcatatacataaatatagtacaattgacataattaaataaaaaggagagcaactggcggccttatcgctttcgagcaaTCTTTTctaggcaaccactgtgagaaaagaaaaaaaaagtattaaattacataaggatTTTATGTGACATTATAAGTGATATAATATGTttcaatatgaataaattgattttgaagtttgaaatttattaaataagagcagctatattataattttcataagCCACAacctttatttaatactaactGTACCCCGCCACGCTTCGCCGTGccacattgtgattgaatggttgagaaatgagaaacaaaacaaggaatacatttcatataagtttaattttccaatatttatggaaaaaaaataaagaaaaacagataaaaacaatccatgatgcggattatatatcatgctaaaatttcagctcgattggtgcagaactttttgagtattggaagcgtacacaaaccaacataacatatatatatatatatatatatatatatatatatagatgaccTCTTTACTTTTGTGTTTAGACGTAGGTACTGCATTAATCTTTAATGTCAAATAACATTACATACACTTACATATAAATGATTACACTAGagttaaaagtaaaacattgCTCCGAATGCTACAATGCTGGTGTGCTTTAACATTCTCAGTGTTTACGGAAACGTTTcgaatatattaattacaataattaatgtaaatttgataaggttttcttttaaatttcgaacataCAAATCTGCAACTTGAAACACAATATACCTTGCTTAATTCCAACCACTCCCGACCACCAGGATGTCTATCGATAAAACTCTCCAAGTCGTAAAGTTTGTCGTGCACTCTCCATAGACCCTCGGCTCCATCGTCCATAGCTTTGCCAGTCAGCCATAATACGGGATCCTTCAAGCCCTCATCTCTAAGAGAAGGATATTTCAACTGCGGAAAACTAACATGTGTCTTTTTTTCTTTCGCCCTTTGATGAGCGATTTCCACAAAATCCTTAGGCGCCATTTAATCACTTtaacattaacaaaataaatttcttatgGTGCCGTAAGAAACAATTACACTGTCTTCCCGCCTTTTAAATATCGAAAACGTGCAATTTCTCCCGAAGTTTGtaaacaaatgttatttataattacatagatataaatataacgagGCGATACCGTTTCAATTTTATCACAACTATTGTAAACAATACACgatcttattaaaatactacaaATTTACGTACAACATTCTAACGAGTTAATGCTgtcaagttattttttaatccagaattaactaattattaagtaGTTCGTGGAAAGCTAGGgggataaataaattcaataggCTCAGCGTCTCAGTACTATAGGAGCCCTTAGGGAACAtagaacattttgttttaacgCTCATCACGAGCGACAATGGGtgacattttattaatcttaTCAAGTTACCCTTTAAGTCACAGTTCAAACCGAAACTCTCCTTCTtcaatagtaaaattaaaagttatttagaaTAATTCGTTGTAAGTCAATTGAAAGTTAGTTACCCacttatttattgaagttatattctagtatttttatatttagaacacgtgtttcgtaacattacaattaaacagtgtgaataaataaatattattttggtgtttttattaaatcaatttcatatacgacggtgatagtatttactaataataattttattgattaattttaatatattttatcgttaatcactactgcattttagttatttttttccatactCCAAAGAAGTAGGTATATCTTCTTAGGCGTGTACATAACACACActcttgtttttttatttatgtgtaaagGTTGTCTTTTTCAAAGCGTATTTCTTTCAGCCCACTATTTATGTGcccatatatacatatattattaatgaaataaaaataattaacgcattatttaattaaaatcataatttattaatataaataaaaatacatttcacaTATTGCTTACTGATTTACAGCATTAACAATGAAAATCATGATTTtactaagaaatattatataactaactgaattaattaatagcgTGATTTCTTTTCAGTTAGTAAAGTTGGCCGCGTCTTCAAAGTCGCTTTAATCTGTCCGATGAATAAATCCAGTGAAGATGTCTCTTTGAAGTTTGCTTTGTACTTTTCACAGTACTCCAGAAATACGGGATACAAATGTTCCAACACCGCGTGGTCCAAAGTAGGGAAGAGGTGATGAAGAGAGTGGTGTCCGAAAAAGGTCATCACTTTAAAGTGACTGTCATTGATATCTCGTCTGTCCATCACCGCTTCGAGCTCGTGCATGCCCCAATCAGGTGTTACGTcactaaaattaattgtatctgttaatatatatgcccaataaaaaacaacatatttttactAGTCTAGAGTCCTGTTAACAcggtatttattaaaacagtcaaaatctgttataacgaaatcgaagggactactcataattggtcgtaaaaaccgatagtcgtaacagccgatgacgttgttattaagtaccctAATACTTAGAATTCAGCCAGGACCTTTGAtattggtcaatataaccggtatgttgttctaaacgatgtcgtcgtaaacggtttagACAATATTTCTTATGGGATTAAGTCGCACAGGATGGCgtcaacatttaaaataaaaatcttttactttaacacacaaattaagaatatattgaaAGTACATATATACGACGATGGAAATCACTAATCAGAAATAATCAAACaaactaaatatatgtataaatgaCCCTTAGATAACACCAAACTCTCTTATATTATGTGTACAATCCTATCCAATTTCTCGATAAGTAGGGTTCAAAGATCATGATaaatttgtgttaaatttgcCTAGCCgtttgattattataatttttattagttttacaaCAAACAACAACCGTAACTAGttaacacacaaaatataGTTCCCGTTGGCTATTTTTACATACGACGTTGACGGTTTTGTGCGAAAAGTAATAATAGTAGCTATCTTAGGCAAATGACGGTGCGCGGGCGCCATCCCATGGTCATTTGTAGTTTATCATTTGACCTTTGACCATGAATTGTCCCCGTGACCGAAATAGGTTATGTTATTCTTCCATGCGCCGTATTATTCCTCAGTCTTacgaataaagaaattaattattgtatttaatactgGTGTTATGATAGTATAATAAGTGTTTAATACTAGCGACAGCCGCCTCATACATACCTATAAAATGTGCATAAATGTTCGCTATCATAAGATACCGAGAGTTAAACAGTTTGATTGAAGTACCAGTAACATAAATGAAACCGGAAACAGGAGTTTCATTTCACTGTAATACACGAAAACTGATCTAAAAGGATACAATAGTAATCgtgtcttttttaaatttacaataaagtacCTACTCTGCTTACGATCATAATAATACTGCAATCTCTGTACCAATTGATAAGGTATTATTGAAAGTAAGTAACTTAATGTGTTTTAACAAAAGTAACAGCTTTTGtcttatgatttattataactaaagTATATTTGTACGCGTGCTCACGTTCTTGGcgttacaataatttattgatattgtttttatatctgATAAACAATGTTTAGTTTTGAAGTTAGTAGATTTTAACAATTGTTGcaacaaattgtttttttcgACAATTAGGTCAACGACACTTCTGAATATCTACAAAGTCAACAATCGTAACCTCTTATTTGATTTCTTATGATTTCTTCATAAAAGAACTTAGCGATAATATGTATGTCCCCGTTGTAGATATTCTATCAATCACGCCGAAATATCACGCGAATGCCGGCACCAGTGccgttataataattttgactGTTGGGAAtgcattaacaataaaaaatttatacattagttgtaatacacaaaaaagaaaagaaaaaatacatagtATCAAAGTAAAGTACaatttgtatttctttattattatatttaaaaaaaaattgcaagcaCTGAAGTGATATTGGCGTGTGGGGCGACATCGATTAAGTGCCAATCGATAATTTCTGTTTAACGAAACATTATTTACGACTAAAGACATCGCATCATGcgaaataaagtattttcgtATACTCTATTGTTCTCAACGAGTGTTGAAACATATATAGGACAACGACCTGAAATATCgtacaatacttttttataaattacgggttacaataattaaaataattaatttaatataattaaattataattacccTAATTACCTtgcacataaaaattatacattgcGGTCACCGGACGCGAAAATGAGTAATTACCTGACTTCATCTCCATCCTTAAAGATCATGGGATGATGATGAGCGGCGTTGGAACCAATAGTGAAGAATATAAAACTAGCAGTGCAGTTAATCCATAACCACGTCACTACAGCGTGATAAAACGAAGCGCCACTCGTCAGATAGATCCATATTGGTAATAGTAAACCAATGCCATCATGCCATCTGATGTGATTAGTGAAGAAACCGGGACGTAAGAAGATAAGGCTGGTTCTGAAAAAATAGGTTAGCTAGTATCGGTCAAATGATCGACGAAGCATATGAAATAACAGTTCAATCACAAGAAGAGCTAAAAGTGGAAGATGACGTAAAAGGTATGCTCTTCTTTTGTCAAAGCCTAGATAGAATTGAAGCGTTAAGACCTGAAGCATCATTGTCGGAAGCACCGAAGTTTATTTAAAGGGTATTATCGCCCAATTCTCGCTTTAGCACAACCAGAGCTTAATGCCGTACATATGGAGATTCCTAACACATTTCTCCTAAGCTAGCTTATTgagaatagataaaaaattgttgAACGCTATAATATACGTTacctttttaaaaagtttaagatAAACATAAACGGAAATATAAATTGCTCAATCACAATTGCATAGTCAGCATAAAATGGTCGTTCTTTTCGTGGATTCCAGAAAATTATCGGCTCAAATCCACTGACTTCTAAGTCCATTAGAGTATTTGTATAAAGGTGGTGGGATAACACATGCGAAACTCTGAAATCTCTGAAATAAGGATATCAATAATTAGTAGTGTAGTAGGTATATCTTGGCGCTTTATAGCTTGCCTCAAGTTTCTATGTCTGTTGCTCCGATGATTTTCCTTTAAAGCCTTCCtttctctataaaaaaaatggtgcctgtacttatgtacgcgcgtaagaagttatacttctttggctttctttatttttttaaaataattaataataaatatttagcgttaataatttaaccatatttaatatttattatattattcaattattaattaatattaataataataattatttattattttattatattagtaattccatttaataattaggtattattcataaccttttaactaagtaacaataggtctttgtgaaaaagcattgctaaatttctttgaaaaaataattaaaactcctttatttgtttaaaaggtactacaaatgtcattatgtaaattcttggcatagctgctaacgtcacgcatattctatttcttttgacttgtagattgtcttattcctcgcgcgcgcacgctcggcgtccatactgataattttgtgtcacggtgcgcgcgcatcgttaaatttcactctcataaatttttcataacgcgcctaaagaagtataacttcaacaaTATGACGAATAATTGCGCACTTAGAAAGGAAATCTTTTAGCATAGAGTTGTAACTCACCATCTTATGGAAGAGAATGTCACAATCAATAACGAGGCAGCTTAAATAGAGTTAAGTATTAGCTATGCATAGTATAATTCGAAGTAAGAAactgttattatattaaacttttgcCATAACAAAACTTTACTAACATAGCCCAAATAGTCACTAACACTGCCTAATAACACATCTTAGATctgaaataaatgtatatgttCAATATAATTACTTACCTATACGACCAAAGCGCTAAGTTGAAGTAGTACATTCGAAAATTGGGCCCTCTATGTATATAATTGTGTGCCGCTACCAATATCCACGCTAAGCATACTGAAGCCACAAAACAAGCGGCCGTTGCAATCCAATAGTTTTCCGCCCAAGAAGCGATCGTTGAAGCTGCCAAGCAAGTGGCAAGAAGACCATCAGTCACCATGTCCGAACGTCTATTTTCCATTTTAGGAATCGTTTTAAGCTCTTCCCATACCCTTCTCTTCAATGATCGATAAAAGCCATCGTCTTGAAACGTGAAAGGTGAATTTCTTGGGGATTTCGCGTCTCTTATATAGAACTTTGATAACATTTTCTCGGTTGACGGATTTAGATGGTGTGCTTCGAAGGCCTCGGTAACATCTAAGCCCTAAATTGATATCCATTTAGAGATTGAGAAACACTGATATGACATATGAagaataatttagaaaaaatattttcgacATGCTAAAAATTGTAAGTGATATGtgttttaatatgaataaattgatttcgaagttataaatttattaatgtgagaaatattatacatatgagAGCAGTTGctttactataattttaatatttttactcaaTATTACCTATTTACTTTTGTGTTTAGACGCAGGTACTGCATTAATCTTTAAtcccaaataaaataacatacacCTATATATACACTAGAGCAAAACATTGCTACAATGCTGGTGTTTTAACCAAACATTCTCAGTGTTTACAGAAACGTTAcgaatatattaattacaataattcatGTAAATTTGATAAGGTTTTCTTTTAAACTTCGAACATACAACTGCAACTTGAAACACAATTACCTTGCTTAATTCCAACCACTCCCGACCACCAGGATGTCTATCGATAAAACTCTCCAAGTCGTAAAGTTTGTCATGCACTCTCCATAGCCCCTCGGCTCCATCGTCCATAGCCTTGCCAGTCAGCCATAATACGGGATCCTTTAAGCCCTCATCTCTAAGGGAAGGATATTTCAACTGCGGAAAACTAACATGTGTCTTTTTTTCTTTCGCCCTTTGATGAGCGATTTCCACAAAATCCGGTTCTTTAGGCGCCATTTAATCA harbors:
- the LOC125052965 gene encoding cytochrome b5-related protein-like isoform X2 is translated as MAPKEPDFVEIAHQRAKEKKTHVSFPQLKYPSLRDEGLKDPVLWLTGKAMDDGAEGLWRVHDKLYDLESFIDRHPGGREWLELSKGLDVTEAFEAHHLNPSTEKMLSKFYIRDAKSPRNSPFTFQDDGFYRSLKRRVWEELKTIPKMENRRSDMVTDGLLATCLAASTIASWAENYWIATAACFIASVCLAWILVAAHNYIHRGPNFRMYYFNLALWSYRTSLIFLRPGFFTHHIRWHDGIGLLLPIWIYLTSGTSFYHAVVSWLWINCTASFIFFTIASNAAHHHPMIFKDGDEVSDVTPDWGMHELEAVMDRRDINDSHFKVMTFFGHHALHHLFPTLDHAVLEHLYPVFLEYCEKYKANFKETSSLDLFIGQIKATLKTRPTLLTEKKSRY
- the LOC125052966 gene encoding cytochrome b5-related protein-like, whose protein sequence is MAPKEPDFVEIAHQRAKEKKTHVSFPQLKYPSLRDEGLKDPVLWLTGKAMDDGAEGLWRVHDKLYDLESFIDRHPGGREWLELSKGLDVTEAFEAHHLNPSTEKMLSKFYIRDAKSPRNSPFTFQDDGFYRSLKRRVWEELKTIPKMENRRSDMVTDGLLATCLAASTIASWAENYWIATAACFVASVCLAWILVAAHNYIHRGPNFRMYYFNLALWSYRDFRVSHVLSHHLYTNTLMDLEVSGFEPIIFWNPRKERPFYADYAIVIEQFIFPFMFILNFLKRTSLIFLRPGFFTNHIRWHDGIGLLLPIWIYLTSGASFYHAVVTWLWINCTASFIFFTIGSNAAHHHPMIFKDGDEVSDVTPDWGMHELEAVMDRRDINDSHFKVMTFFGHHSLHHLFPTLDHAVLEHLYPVFLEYCEKYKANFKETSSLDLFIGQIKATLKTRPTLLTEKKSRY